From the genome of Brassica oleracea var. oleracea cultivar TO1000 chromosome C4, BOL, whole genome shotgun sequence:
TCTTTCTCTTCACCTTCTTCTTCATCATGTTTCCCTCCAACCTCTTATCCATCTGCTTCAATTTCCTTCCACAGTTTATCAGCTTGTGCTCTACTTCTCTCCTGCAATTGCTTCAATCATCAGTCTCACTCTCACTGTCTTCCTTGTCTTGCTCATCAGCCTCGATATTTTCCTTCTCTTTCTCACCCTCTTGCTGAGCATTGTCATCAGCCTCTTTCTCTTCACCTTCTTCTTCATCACTATTTTCATTTTTTTCTCTCAGCCTCTTGCTCAGTATTCTCGATGTTATCCTTCTCTTTCCCAGCCTCTTGCTCAGCATTAGCTTTGTCTTTCTCTTCATGTGTACCATAGTCCCACTGTCGAAAATCCATGTCTTCATCATGACTCGGCTCCTTCTTACTCTCAATAGAAGTTAGTCTGTCTTCTATTTTCTTAGCCTTTCTTCTCAAAAGCCGCTGGTTCTTTTCAATAACGCTCATCCTTGAGCCTAGAGACTCCAGCTTTGTCTCCACCGTTACGTGAAGTCCAACAAATCCTCATGAACTCGAAAATCCTCTCTTCTAGACCTTGCATCCTCGAATCTAAACCAGAATTAGAGGATGATCCTTCTGCAAACGTCACCTTTTCTTTGTCTTTCTTTTTTGGCAACACTCCCCGTGCAGCTTGATCTAACTCATATAGCTCTTTCCACCAAATATTCTTCTGCTTCACATTTAACCAGTAGTTCCAAGTATCACTTGGACTGCCCTGACGGTCATACTCTCGCTCCTCATCAATGATACGAGCCAGCATAATTTGCTCACCAATAGGTGGAACTAACACACTGTTGATAACCTGAAAATAAAACAATAAGTTAGGTCAGTTAAATTATCTGTTCTAATAGCTTATACTATAACTGTATACATGTACCTTTGTGTCTCCAACCGCAGCATATATGTCTTCCAAAGGATAACCCCTAAGACTGGACTTTGTAAACCGACTCTTGCACATCCTTGGACAGTCTTCACTAGCGTCGTCTGAATAGATTCTAAACGTTTTCCCCAAATCCGGAATACACTCAAAAGCCAGAACCTAGTACATCCATTATCACTGTGTCAGATTTCAATTATATAACAACTAAAAATTTACTAAACTATATGCTTTACCTCTAAAGGGATTATGAAACCAGGAAAGGCGCATGCCTCTTTCACTTCGCCCTTCAAATGGTTCATCACATGCTTAATCTCCTTTATTGCATCCTCAAATGTTAGACGACCCCAGGGAAATGATCTGCAAGCATCTAAATCGTCCATCATCCTTAATATGAAGAGGTTTAAATGTCCAGAATCCTTCGGCTTTCCTCTGATAACCCGACCAAGAAAAAACAAGACAGTCATCTTCAATCTATCTTGACACGGCGGCATAGACAACATCTTCTGCTTCACATCACTGATGGTGATCTTCTTTCTGTCATGGAAGTAATAATCCACAAACTTATAACCCCCAACTTCTCGTAGTTTGGTGGATAATCAACGCAGTCTAAGCCTGAGATGAGGGCATGCTCCCTCATAGAATAGCGGATGCGTACACCATTAACCGCAAACCATGCAACATCATCTTCTGGAGTACAGATGGTGCGCAAGAGTAACATCCACATCCCCTGGATCTTTAGGTTATCTTCGTCTGGCATGTGGAAGAAATGTCGAAACTGAGGATGGCTTGTGAACCATTCAGCCTCAGGCTTACCCTTGATGAGCTTTACTGTCTTGGTCACAAAGCACTTAGTTTGTATCTTGGAACTCTTGGGGAACTCACTGCTTTTGAAGTAGAACTCAAGGGGTTGCATTTACTGCAGTCAAAATACATTTATACATGTTAGTAATGCTAGTAATACAAGAAGTACTAGTAGTACTACTAACAATGAATACAAAATATATACCTCTCTCTCGGACCCCTCCCTTTCGGACTCATCTGAGGCTGAGAGCGATTCTACACTCGGTGCTCTCACTGGCTCTCTCACTGGTCTACTCTTCTTACTCTTCTTAGTCTTCTTACTGCTCTTTTGAACTCTCGGTTCCGGTTTTTTTGCAATTGAGTCTGGTTTTCGGATTCTAAGAGCTTGACGACGCCTTTCATTGGCGACTCCCTTTTGATTTCCCTTCATAAATTTCCTGTACAAGACATTACAACACTCAATCACTCTATATTCAAACCGCAAAACAACAGCACAACATCAACTAAGTTTCCCCAATACAATTTTATTAACAAATATTAAATCTAAACACACAAAAACATAAGACACATTCAAAGTTTACACTCAATCACTCTAAATTCAATTTTTTCACTCAAATCGGAAACACACAAAAAACGCATCAGTCTACATACAGATTCGATGTAATATATACCTAAACAATAGATTTACCAAGTTCTTACCCAATTTCAAAGTTTTCCCCAAATTTGTTTTCAAATCTACATACAATTTCGACCAAATAACAACCAAATAAAGGGAAACTAATCACTTACCACAAGGAACGAAGATGGAGCTTCGATTTTGACAAAGAAGGAAGAAGAAACGAAGCGGTCTAGACTTTAGGGTTTCAGTCAAGAGAGACAAAGAGATAGTTGAGACACGAACGAACAAGGAAAAACGAAGATGGATTTTCGAATTAGATGGAGAACGAACAAGGAAGAACGAAGATGGATACTCTAAGGTTTCAATCTCCAATTTCGCAATAGAGAGTGTCGAAAGGGGAGAGACGACGAAATGATTGAAATTTGGAGAAGAGAATGAGTTGAGTAATTCAAAACGACATCGTTTTGGTTTAGCTGGGTCGGATTTTAGGGTTTGTTTTGTGTGGGTCGGATCTTTCCGGTTGGATCTTATAAATATCAAATTTATATTAGGGACAATCCGTCTTTAGACACTTTTTCTATTTAAAAAAAAATGAAAAGAAATTATATCTGTATATAATAGCAAATCCAATTTTGATGCTAGATGAGCTAATCATTTTTTTATAGGAAAATAAAATTTAAATCTAACGGTTTAGTTTAACAATATTTTTGTAATCTAACGGACATCATCATCTCTCATTTATAAAATCAGAAGTCATCAATCTCTTTCACCAAAAGGCGTCTCAATCAACTGCTCTCTGAACGAGCACCCCTTATACATCCGCCTCTTTGCAAAGGACACCTCATTTGCCTCCTTTCGGATTCAACCCGTCTCTAAAATCCATCTATATATTGAAGTTTCAGATTTCTTATCCCTTTTGCATATTCCATCATCAATCTGTCCATTTACATTGTCCATCATCCTCATCCAGTTTTAGAAGTAAGAATTTCTCTCATACAGTACCATCTTCGAACATGTATTTGTCTTTGGAATTTTTTACTTCGTTTATTATCTGGAAATAAATCAATCCAGTGTTCGTTGTTTTATTTAAAGGGACAGATTTTCAAAAGAAATTAACTGTTTGGTACTGCGTGGGAGGAGATGGAGTAAATTACATATTCTTTTTGGCCAAAGAACAATCTATGTTCTCAGATTACTTATAGATTTCGACTTATTTTGTCTCTGAAATTGGAAATTTCTCAATTTTTTCTTACCGCAGTTGATTAAAATGTATTTTTACTTGTCTTCGTTGAGCGTTTCTGTATTTCTGTTCATTGCCATTTGATGTATGCCAGCAGAATTAATCTGAGAGTGGCTTATGCATCATTTTTTAAGTTTTTTTTTTAAATTGATCCAGATTGTTGAGTTGTGATTGAAGGATTTTGAGGAGGAAAAGAAACAATTACTAACGAGTATGGTCTAGCACAGCCTTAAGAACATCCATAAGTGCATCACTCACGCGTATGCCTTGAAGTGGGGAAGTTTGGAGTTGGAAAAGAAGTAGAGAGACTCAAACGGTGTGATCCTGTCTAAGCCTCAATCCCTCGTCGCTCGAGTTCTCCTTGGAAAGTATGTTCGGGACTCCACCTTTATGGACTGCCCTGTGGCTTCTTCTGCCTCTCATGGCTGGAAGAGCATCTTGGCAGGTAGAGAAATTTTGCGATTGGGCAGTGGGGAATGGGGAGAAGATTAGAGTGTGGCAAGATCCATGGCTGAGCTGTGAAGCTCCATTAGTACCTATTGGTCCCCCTACGCTATCCTCCTCTAATCTCTTAGTCAGTGATCTGCTGTGTAAACTCACTAATGTGTGGGACTTGGAGAAGATCATACACGAATTGCCCTAGTACGAAAACATTATACTCAAATTGATTACGAGCTCTGCTACTGCAGAGGATCAAGTGGCATGGCTGTTCGAGAAATCAGGCTCCTACTCAACTAGATCAGGGTATGGAGCGGGTATGGATAGGGAGCGAGCGGCGTCTTTCATACCTATCCCCTTCGACTGGAAAAAGAGTATATGGAATGTTCAAACAGCTCCGAAGATCAAGGATTTTCTTTGGAAGTTGGTCAAGAAAGCTATTCCTGTCAGCGCCAATTTAGCTTCCCGTGGCATCACTTCTTTCCCATGTAAGACCTGCGATGGGGTTGAGGATGATCTGCATACTTTCCTTCTCTGCTCTGTAGCTAAGGAAGTCTGGGATATGGCTCCGATCACCTGGACCCACCCCCCTTTGTCTTCCTCAATGATGGTCTTTGTCTCGTCCTGTTCCAACGTTAAGAATCTCCCTCCAACTGGGGTCTCTGTGCCACTGTGGCCTTGGATCCTTTGGAATTTGTGGAAAGCACCTAACAAACGATGCTTCGAAGATAAAGTCTACTCCAGTATGGAGGTTCTGATCAAGTCCATTAATGACGCCCGGGAGTGGCAAGATGCTCAGGCTCTCGCGACGGTGACGTCAAAAGAGTATCACGGTTCCTTGCGAAAGGAGAGCTACCTGCAACAATCTCCACCTTTCCCCAACACAGTTACCTGTCACGTTGATGCGGCTTGGGACACTGGTTCCAACAACTGTGGACTGGGTGGAGTTTTCTCAGGACATTCCTCAGCGCGGTCTCTCCCTCGGCTCTGTGAAGGTCGTTCGTTTGTTTCTTCTGCGCTCATGGCTGAAGCGCTTGCAGTTCGTCTTGCGGTTATGACCGCATCGTATGCAAACATTAAATCCCTTCTAATCTTGTCTGATTCCCTCGATCTTATCAAGCTGTTGAGAAAGAAAGAGTCCAGGCCTGCATTGTTTGGTGTTGTGTTTGATATCTACTACTTTAGTTCTTATTTTGATGTAATCTCCTTTGCTTATGTACCCCGCTTGAGTAACGTTGAGGCTGACTCGGTGGCTAAGTCAGCCCTTGCGTTGCTTAATGTAACCTCCTTTGGTGGAGAATAACCTTTTTATGGAATGAAGTTATGTTTGATCAAAAAAAAAAAAAAAGACTCAAACGGTGCGTTTCTATGGAACCTGATCTTTATGATTTTACAAATCATTAATTTATAAATACAAGCATAATCTATTCATAATAGTAGGTACATATCAATGTAAATTATATGATTTTGAGTTTTGAGTGATTAAAAGAATTCATATAGTTGTGTTGTTCTGTTCCTCAGAAAGAAAAACTGTAAAAACAGATGAAGAAAGAAACCAACGATGAGTTCATAAAAACTGAGTAAAACGTCCTGGTAAAGAGTAAATATAAGGTTTTCCATTGTTAGTTTATTATAATTGAGTTTGGTATGATTAGATAATTAATTATAAAGTAACTGTAAACCCAATAGGTGCATTTTGTAAAGTCGTGACTTGTTGGAAGAGTCACAAGTAGTTTTCTTTACGGTTACGTAAGAAATCTATATAAGTCATGTTGTCTTATGTAAAAAGTGTCAATAATAAAAGAGAAAATTTTCAAATGTATTTTGTTCTCTTTATTTTGTCCAACATCCTTTACTCCCGCACCAGTCTCTCCCGTTTAACAGACACGTAGTTGATATTGAAGGTTCCTTGATAAATGAGGTTGGTGAAAGGTTGCAATGGATTATACCCAATGATCATTAGTTTGCTGTGTTCACATTATTACAAGGTAAGGCAATGTCAAAGATTAATCCCTAATTGCTTGCCCGATTAGATACCCTGAAACTGCAGACCAAAGAGGACACGAAGTGAATTGTTTATACGCTGCGGTGTCTTGTTATATGATCCGAAAAGCAACTTACTACAAACTAACTTCTCCAAAACTCTGGAAGGGATCATCCCTCTGCAACATCATGTGTGAAAGCATATGACTGAAGGAGAATGACCAGTCCTATAACTAAACAACTCTCCCAATAACATCAAATTCAAAAAACAAGTTCTATATATTGTCATCAATTTCTTATACACTTTTTTTTTATGTCATCAATTTCTTATAGTAAAATAAATAAATCTAATGGTGGAGTCTATTAGTAATTTCTAATCTAATAGCTACATTTTCATTTAGGATTCTTTTTATGACATCATAGTTTCACTTGAACAAGAGACATGTTCATGAGTTGAATCTTTTCAGAAAATTAACCATTGAACCTTTTCATGACAGAAAATTTGTATAAGTTAACAAATTTATAAGTCTGTTAAAATCAGAAATATATATCATCTTTCTCAATAATTATTTGATTTCCAAAAACGTTCAAAACCGAACCGAGGATAGAATGGACACCCAAAGGCTGCTCCTTCACCTGCTCAATCACCCCTCCAATTCTATCTCTCCATCTACCGGCCTCCTTGAGTTGGCTAGTGATGTTATTTTGTTCTTGTGTTGTTAATCTTTTGAGTTGAGTTGTTGTTTCTTTCGTGTGTAATAAGTTGCTTGCAACATTGTTAAAAAATTTAAAATGGTATAAATCTTAACATTTTACCAAAAAAAAAAAACTTGTTTCACCAGTTGCATTGTTTGGTGGTAATAAGTCAATGATGTTGTCCATAAAAATGGTAATCAGAAAGGAATTGTCAATGAAGTAGGTTGGAGGAGAGAACTCGCTTGGTATTTCCATGGATTCTTTGGAACATATGGAAATCTAGAAACAAATTTGTCTTTCAACAAGTGAACGTAGGGGCAGAAGAGATATGGAGAAAAAGTCAGTTGGAGTTTGAAGCTTGGAATGCGGCTAACGTGGGTGACAAGGAAGACATTGATGAGAATGTGGGTGAATCTGCTTTAGCTTGCTGGCGAAAACCATGTCCAAGTTTCATAAAATGTAACGTTGGTTCGTCTTGGACAGATGCAAACCGAAATTGTGGGGTCGCTTGGCTGACACGGAATCATTTGGGTGTCTCGCTAATCCACAGCCGTCGCTCATACTCAATGGTGGCATCACAGCTAGAGGCTGAGTTGCTAAGTTTTCTGTGGGCCGCAAAACAAAAATTACATAATCCATATATATTCCAGGGCAAGCTTTTTGGGCTAACATTAGAGAACTTATAGTATTATATTAATAAAATCTACAAAAATACAAAAGCCCATTTTCAAATGGTAGCAGATGAAAGCCCAATCTGAAGAACTGTTTGTCTGTTTCCACGTCAATGGAGAAGCATCAGGGAGAAGGAGCAATCTTACGATTCGATCAGAGAAGAGAGAGAGAGAGAGAGAGAGAGAGNNNNNNNNNNNNNNNNNNNNNNNNNNNNNNNNNNNNNNNNNNNNNNNNNNNNNNNNNNNNNNNNNACATAGCATTCTCACAGCAAAAATGATCAAAACTAGAATGAGACAAGATAAACTGCAAATCAAGAGTCTTTTCTTACCGTGATGGAGTGGCCTTGGTTAGCGCGGATCAAGAGCTCTCCATCCTCTTCAACGAGGCTAAAACGTTGCTTATTGTCCCTTCTCACTGCCTGCAAGTAAACAGCATCATACGCAAACCCCACCACAAAGCTACAATGAAGATTAGTGGAAACTAACTAACCTCTCTAATTTCATCAACGGTATGAGACTTCAACTGAACGTTTGCAGACGTTTTAAGATTCAGGTTAAGCAAGTCTTCAACTTTAACAAAACCATCACCTCTCATGTCCAATCTCATCTCAGTAGCCATGTGTCTCAAGATTCTCGTCCTAATCAAAACCCAAAAAAGAGATTCGACTTTAACCTTAAAAAATCCATACTTTAATAACGACATCTCGAAATCACTTACAAGAGTCTTCCAAGAGCATCGATTCTATCATTGCCTCCTCCTCCTCCTCTGCCACCACCGCCGCCGCCACGACCCTGAGGCCTCCGACGATCATTATCTCTCTCGTTTCCTCTTCCTCTACCGCCGCTACATTCATCAAAACATCATAATCGAATCAAGACCAAACCTTTAATGTGAAAAAAAGAAAACGTTGACTCAGTACCTTCTGCTGGATTGTGAGAAGGAAGAGAAGGCCGGTTTGCTGGAAGAACTGAGATTCGATGAATTCATGAGAGCAGAAAGAGGTGAAAATTCGGGGAAGATGCTCAAAGTTGGAAGTCGAAGAAGCCGACCTGTGTTATACACTGAGACCACGACCAGAGACATTGGTAATAATAAAATTAGTCACCGAAGATTAATTCCATAACCGGTTAAATTCGTAAAACCCGGTTCATAACAATCTGAAACATTGGGCTTTTCGTTTGGCAGCCCAGCCCAGTTCNNNNNNNNNNNNNNNNNNNNNNNNNNNNNNNNNNNNNNNNNNNNNNNNNNNNNNNNNNNNNNNNNNNNNNNNNNNNNNNNNNNNNNNNNNNNNNNNNNNNNNNNNNNNNNNNNNNNNNNNNNNNNNNNNNNNNNNNNNNNNNNNNNNNNNNNNNNNNNNNNNNNNNNNNNNNNNNNNNNNNNNNNNNNNN
Proteins encoded in this window:
- the LOC106337489 gene encoding uncharacterized protein At3g43530-like, with translation MLSMPPCQDRLKMTVLFFLGRVIRGKPKDSGHLNLFILRMMDDLDACRSFPWGRLTFEDAIKEIKHVMNHLKGEVKEACAFPGFIIPLEVLAFECIPDLGKTFRIYSDDASEDCPRMCKSRFTKSSLRGYPLEDIYAAVGDTKVINSVLVPPIGEQIMLARIIDEEREYDRQGSPSDTWNYWLNVKQKNIWWKELYELDQAARGVLPKKKDKEKVTFAEGSSSNSGLDSRMQGLEERIFEFMRICWTSRNGGDKAGVSRLKDERY
- the LOC106338018 gene encoding tRNA 2'-phosphotransferase 1-like, coding for MSLVVVSVYNTGRLLRLPTLSIFPEFSPLSALMNSSNLSSSSKPAFSSFSQSSRSGGRGRGNERDNDRRRPQGRGGGGGGRGGGGGNDRIDALGRLLTRILRHMATEMRLDMRGDGFVKVEDLLNLNLKTSANVQLKSHTVDEIREAVRRDNKQRFSLVEEDGELLIRANQGHSITVRKDS